From Bacillus marinisedimentorum, the proteins below share one genomic window:
- the ftsE gene encoding cell division ATP-binding protein FtsE, whose amino-acid sequence MIEMKEVYKTYRNGVTAINGIDVTIADGDFVYIVGPSGAGKSTFIKMMYREERPTKGTILFNGIDLSKIKERKVPFVRRKIGVVFQDFKLLPRLTVYENIAFALEVIEENPKTIKKKVMDVLDLVKLKHKARMFPDELSGGEQQRISIARSIVNHPSVVIADEPTGNLDPETSWDIMNTFEEVNNMGTTIIMATHNREIVNTIRKRVIAIENGQIARDESKGEYGYEI is encoded by the coding sequence ATGATTGAAATGAAGGAAGTATACAAAACCTATCGGAATGGTGTAACTGCGATTAACGGCATTGATGTCACCATTGCGGACGGGGATTTTGTTTACATAGTGGGCCCGAGCGGTGCCGGCAAGTCCACTTTCATTAAAATGATGTACCGTGAAGAGAGGCCGACAAAGGGGACAATCTTATTCAACGGCATTGACCTGTCGAAGATAAAAGAACGGAAAGTTCCGTTTGTCCGCAGAAAAATCGGGGTCGTATTCCAGGATTTCAAGCTTTTGCCGCGATTGACGGTTTATGAAAATATAGCATTTGCATTGGAAGTCATTGAAGAAAATCCGAAGACGATCAAGAAAAAGGTCATGGATGTCCTTGATCTTGTAAAATTGAAACATAAGGCACGCATGTTTCCGGACGAGCTTTCAGGCGGCGAACAGCAGCGGATATCCATTGCCCGTTCGATTGTGAACCACCCGAGTGTCGTAATTGCAGACGAGCCAACCGGAAACCTTGATCCGGAAACGTCCTGGGATATCATGAACACATTTGAAGAAGTCAATAATATGGGAACTACCATTATTATGGCTACCCATAATCGTGAAATCGTAAACACCATTCGCAAACGTGTCATAGCCATCGAAAATGGCCAAATTGCCCGCGATGAGTCGAAGGGGGAATATGGCTATGAAATTTAA
- the cccB gene encoding cytochrome c551, translating into MSKKLLAILFGSMLVLGACGGGEENADEPAENNEPATEEPAEDEGTTDEGTTEEGGEEGAEEGEGTAAVDEEAAAELYAQSCVQCHGQNLEGQVGPALNEVGSKLSKDEILDIIENGQGSMPGGLLKGDDADMVATWLANMK; encoded by the coding sequence GTGAGTAAAAAACTATTGGCAATCCTGTTCGGTTCGATGCTTGTTCTAGGTGCCTGCGGCGGCGGAGAAGAGAATGCAGATGAACCGGCAGAGAACAATGAACCTGCAACTGAAGAACCTGCAGAAGATGAAGGAACGACTGATGAAGGAACAACTGAAGAAGGCGGAGAAGAAGGTGCAGAAGAAGGCGAAGGGACAGCTGCTGTAGATGAAGAGGCAGCTGCTGAGCTGTATGCACAGAGCTGTGTCCAATGCCACGGCCAAAACCTTGAAGGGCAAGTAGGACCGGCCTTGAATGAGGTTGGCAGCAAGCTTTCCAAGGATGAAATTTTAGATATTATCGAAAATGGCCAGGGGTCAATGCCGGGCGGACTGCTTAAAGGTGACGATGCTGATATGGTCGCAACCTGGCTCGCAAATATGAAGTAA
- a CDS encoding YitT family protein, giving the protein MMVKNYKRHGVDPKLQLALDYLFVLIGSSLVALAFNLFLLPNRVASGGVSGISTITDELFGFEPAYVQWGFNIPLFILGVVLLGRQFGMKTFVGTLFLPFVVYLSRDMEAATLNPLLGALFGGIGVGLGLGIVFKGKASTGGTDLAAQIIHKYTGISLGASVAVIDGIIVTTAAVVFDIERGLYALIGLYVTSKTIDLVQVGFGYTKMAMIITGKEEEVRMGILNEIDRGVTRLSGYGGFTDDERPILMCVVDQTEFTKLKQLVKSIDPSAFVVVMNAAEVLGEGFNRS; this is encoded by the coding sequence ATGATGGTGAAAAACTATAAGAGGCACGGGGTTGATCCAAAGCTCCAGCTTGCCCTTGATTATTTGTTTGTCCTTATCGGATCCAGTCTGGTGGCGCTGGCGTTCAATTTGTTCCTGCTGCCGAATCGCGTTGCTTCAGGCGGTGTTTCGGGAATCAGTACGATTACAGATGAACTGTTTGGGTTTGAGCCGGCGTATGTTCAATGGGGCTTCAATATCCCGCTGTTCATTTTAGGTGTGGTGCTGCTTGGCCGCCAGTTCGGGATGAAAACGTTCGTCGGCACGCTGTTTTTGCCGTTTGTCGTATACCTGAGCCGAGATATGGAGGCTGCCACTCTCAATCCCCTTCTTGGCGCCCTGTTCGGCGGCATTGGTGTCGGGCTTGGGCTCGGTATTGTATTTAAGGGGAAAGCATCGACAGGCGGAACGGATCTGGCCGCACAGATCATCCATAAATATACCGGCATTTCCCTCGGCGCAAGTGTGGCGGTTATTGACGGCATCATCGTGACCACCGCTGCGGTCGTGTTTGATATCGAGCGGGGGCTGTATGCACTGATCGGGCTGTATGTGACGAGCAAAACGATCGATCTTGTCCAGGTAGGTTTCGGCTATACAAAAATGGCGATGATCATCACCGGCAAAGAGGAAGAAGTCCGGATGGGCATTTTAAATGAAATCGACCGGGGCGTGACCCGACTGTCCGGATATGGCGGCTTCACAGACGATGAGCGCCCGATTTTGATGTGTGTTGTGGACCAGACGGAATTCACAAAATTGAAACAATTGGTTAAAAGTATTGACCCATCAGCATTTGTCGTGGTGATGAACGCAGCTGAAGTGCTCGGTGAGGGTTTCAATCGGTCCTGA
- a CDS encoding SH3 domain-containing protein — MKKWIVVLLASFIVLAGCGTEEKAEDVKGASSDKKEEAAEEPKSAENSEPIGVRVPFDTQDESDQDADLKDAIGKVKTAVQAKDTDALLEMVSEDVTSSFGSDGGKEAFMEEWQLDAAPEGSPFWNEAADILELGGAFVTEGRGSFLMPYVAARFPAEYDPAVYSVVNGTDVNLRSEPSVDSEVIQPLSNELVKMGDPMEETYEMNGRQYHWVPIETTYGTTGYMVEKFVRSPMDYRMEFSKMDDGAWKVTAFVKGD, encoded by the coding sequence ATGAAAAAATGGATCGTTGTATTACTGGCGTCATTTATTGTACTTGCCGGCTGCGGAACGGAAGAAAAAGCGGAGGATGTCAAAGGAGCTTCATCAGATAAAAAAGAAGAAGCTGCTGAAGAGCCGAAAAGTGCTGAGAACAGTGAGCCGATTGGAGTAAGAGTTCCATTTGACACGCAGGACGAAAGTGATCAGGATGCAGATCTCAAAGATGCGATCGGCAAGGTAAAAACCGCAGTGCAGGCAAAAGATACGGATGCCCTGCTCGAAATGGTCAGTGAGGATGTAACGTCTTCCTTCGGCAGCGACGGCGGAAAGGAAGCATTTATGGAGGAATGGCAGCTGGATGCTGCACCCGAAGGCTCACCTTTCTGGAATGAAGCAGCGGATATTCTGGAACTTGGCGGGGCGTTTGTGACGGAAGGCCGCGGGTCATTTTTGATGCCGTATGTGGCGGCAAGGTTCCCTGCTGAATATGATCCGGCGGTATACAGTGTTGTAAACGGAACGGATGTGAATTTGCGCAGTGAGCCGTCTGTTGACAGTGAAGTCATCCAGCCGCTTTCGAATGAGCTGGTGAAAATGGGCGATCCGATGGAAGAAACCTATGAAATGAACGGACGCCAATATCACTGGGTGCCGATCGAAACGACATACGGAACAACCGGGTACATGGTTGAAAAATTCGTCCGCAGCCCGATGGATTACCGGATGGAATTCAGCAAGATGGACGATGGGGCCTGGAAAGTCACTGCATTTGTGAAGGGTGATTAA
- a CDS encoding PDZ domain-containing protein yields the protein MIADWFLELARAAGRLFMQPQLYLFILAAFLLGKRRVKRERLDFHTRVHDVVADLKALFQGVLFGMAVSVLTFGLGLALPLGVLALLAVLSIVLAVTLQVRWLSPAYLFSSVILAALFLPEMEIPNSFMNSLLQDIYEASVPGLAVMMGILIVTEGLLIIYKGRNWSSPQLKMGKRGKTIGSHSMKRLWLLPVLLLVPAEGITPAVEWWPVITVGGTAFAFWFVPFGIGFSQRVQGSLPEESVRVTGRRVTALGVLVTAVAVSAIWFPLMAAAAAGTALLGREFLTVRQRHNDDQNTTYFSRRDHGLVILGVLPGSPADKLNLHVGEIVTIVNGNEVHTEEGFYEALQQNLAFCKLEVLDHNGEVRLVQRAIYEDEHHELGLLFVQDEREMRLEEAANQS from the coding sequence ATGATCGCAGATTGGTTTTTGGAGCTGGCGAGGGCGGCGGGCCGCCTTTTTATGCAGCCCCAGCTTTATCTATTTATACTGGCTGCCTTTTTGCTCGGGAAAAGGAGGGTAAAACGGGAACGCCTCGATTTTCATACCCGTGTCCATGACGTTGTTGCTGATCTGAAGGCACTGTTCCAGGGCGTCCTGTTCGGCATGGCGGTTTCTGTCTTGACGTTCGGGCTGGGATTGGCCCTGCCTTTAGGTGTGCTGGCTTTACTTGCTGTTTTATCCATTGTGCTGGCAGTTACCCTGCAAGTCCGCTGGCTTTCTCCGGCTTATCTTTTCAGTTCCGTCATCCTCGCTGCCCTTTTTTTGCCCGAAATGGAAATTCCGAACTCCTTCATGAACTCGCTTTTGCAGGATATTTATGAAGCATCGGTGCCTGGCCTTGCTGTTATGATGGGAATTTTGATTGTTACGGAAGGCCTGCTGATCATATACAAAGGCAGAAATTGGAGTTCACCGCAGCTTAAGATGGGCAAACGCGGGAAAACGATTGGAAGCCATAGCATGAAGCGGCTCTGGCTGCTGCCGGTTTTGCTGCTTGTTCCTGCAGAAGGAATCACGCCAGCTGTTGAGTGGTGGCCGGTGATTACTGTCGGGGGTACTGCTTTTGCTTTCTGGTTTGTTCCGTTTGGCATCGGTTTTTCGCAGCGGGTACAGGGATCGCTGCCGGAGGAAAGTGTCAGGGTGACAGGCCGCAGGGTAACTGCGCTTGGTGTACTGGTTACAGCGGTTGCCGTTTCAGCCATCTGGTTTCCGTTAATGGCTGCCGCAGCTGCCGGAACCGCTTTGCTCGGCCGCGAGTTTTTGACTGTCCGGCAGCGGCATAATGATGATCAGAATACGACATACTTTTCACGGCGGGATCATGGCCTGGTCATCCTCGGTGTCTTGCCTGGTTCGCCTGCCGATAAACTGAATCTTCATGTTGGGGAAATTGTGACGATTGTGAATGGCAATGAAGTCCATACGGAAGAAGGGTTTTATGAAGCACTTCAGCAAAATCTTGCATTTTGCAAGCTGGAGGTTCTCGACCATAACGGGGAAGTGCGGCTTGTCCAGCGGGCAATCTATGAAGATGAACACCATGAACTCGGCTTGCTGTTCGTGCAGGATGAACGGGAGATGAGATTGGAAGAGGCTGCAAACCAGTCTTGA
- a CDS encoding S41 family peptidase yields the protein MKSRAAAVLAAVSLLIGAGGTYAGMTYLDEEQKPSLIQSELQQNLASGKGDSKNIEDVEKIEQTLDLISDRYVEEVDNDKLVEGAIQGMIDTLEDPYSVYMDKDTAHQFTQSLDSSFEGIGAEVSMVDGKVTIVAPFKDSPAEKAGLKPNDQILKVDGKSIAGLDLYEAVLKIRGEKGTTVTLEVNRPGVTGNLSIDVKRDEIPIETVYSDMIERDGKKIGILEVTSFSENTAADFKKELKKMEDEGIAGLVIDVRGNPGGYLESVEEMSRLIIPEDKPFVQIENRDGEKDRFFSTLKSKKEYPIVGLIDGGSASASEILAGALKEAGGYEIVGQKTFGKGTVQQAIPMEDGSNIKLTLFKWLTPDGNWIHKKGIEPTVEVKQPEYFYANPIQLKEGQVLEYDMNSEQVKNAQVMLKGLGFAPGRTDGYFNKQTETAVKAFQERNDLKADGKIDEKTSAKIQEKTVDSIKEQKNDLQLQTAVKMLLK from the coding sequence TTGAAAAGTCGTGCTGCAGCGGTGCTGGCAGCTGTTTCCTTGCTTATAGGAGCAGGCGGAACGTATGCAGGAATGACATACCTGGATGAAGAACAGAAGCCGTCGTTGATCCAAAGTGAATTGCAGCAGAACCTGGCTTCCGGCAAGGGAGATTCTAAAAACATCGAAGACGTAGAGAAGATCGAGCAAACGCTCGACTTGATTTCAGACCGGTATGTGGAAGAAGTGGATAATGACAAGCTTGTTGAAGGGGCCATCCAGGGGATGATCGATACACTGGAGGACCCGTATTCGGTCTATATGGATAAAGATACTGCGCACCAGTTCACCCAATCGCTCGATTCTTCATTTGAAGGCATCGGGGCCGAGGTGAGCATGGTGGACGGCAAGGTTACGATCGTCGCTCCGTTTAAAGATTCACCGGCTGAAAAGGCGGGCCTAAAGCCGAATGACCAGATTTTGAAGGTTGACGGCAAAAGCATCGCCGGACTCGATTTATATGAAGCGGTCTTGAAAATCCGCGGTGAAAAGGGTACAACTGTGACACTTGAAGTCAATCGTCCTGGTGTGACCGGCAATTTGTCCATTGACGTGAAGCGTGATGAAATACCGATTGAAACGGTATACTCCGATATGATTGAAAGGGACGGCAAGAAAATCGGAATTCTCGAGGTCACATCTTTTTCCGAGAACACGGCGGCTGACTTCAAGAAAGAGCTGAAAAAGATGGAAGACGAAGGAATCGCCGGGCTGGTTATTGATGTCCGCGGCAATCCTGGCGGCTACCTGGAAAGCGTTGAAGAGATGTCCCGTTTGATCATCCCGGAAGATAAACCGTTTGTCCAAATTGAAAACCGTGATGGCGAAAAAGACCGTTTCTTCTCGACGCTGAAGTCGAAGAAAGAGTATCCGATTGTCGGCCTTATTGACGGCGGCAGTGCCTCGGCCTCCGAAATCCTTGCAGGAGCCTTGAAGGAAGCGGGCGGCTACGAGATTGTCGGCCAAAAAACATTTGGTAAAGGTACGGTCCAGCAGGCGATTCCGATGGAGGACGGCAGCAATATCAAGCTGACGCTGTTCAAATGGCTGACTCCAGATGGCAACTGGATTCATAAAAAAGGCATAGAGCCGACGGTTGAAGTGAAGCAGCCGGAATACTTTTATGCTAATCCGATTCAGCTTAAAGAAGGGCAAGTGCTTGAGTATGATATGAATTCCGAACAGGTTAAAAATGCCCAGGTTATGCTGAAAGGCCTCGGATTTGCCCCTGGCAGGACTGACGGTTACTTCAACAAGCAAACAGAGACTGCTGTAAAAGCGTTCCAGGAACGGAACGATTTGAAGGCAGACGGTAAAATTGATGAGAAAACGTCTGCCAAAATTCAAGAAAAAACAGTTGACAGCATTAAAGAACAGAAAAATGACCTCCAGCTCCAGACAGCTGTTAAGATGTTGTTAAAATAG
- the prfB gene encoding peptide chain release factor 2 (programmed frameshift) encodes MELAEIKQELEKMSRRINDFRGLFDLSSKEKRIAELEERMAMPTFWDNQNEAQTVINEVNVLKDSVNKLKDLDERYENLTVSYELVKEEHDDDLREELESEITGLTEDMNEFELELLLSEPYDKNNAILEIHPGAGGTESQDWASMLLRMYTRWAEGKGYKVETLDYLPGEEAGVKSVTLNIKGHNAYGYLKAEKGVHRLVRISPFDASGRRHTSFVSVDVMPEFNDDIEIDVRTEDLKIDTYRSSGAGGQHVNTTDSAVRITHTPTNTVVTCQSERSQIKNRERAMKMLKAKLYQLKIEEQEQELAEIRGEQKDIGWGSQIRSYVFHPYSMVKDHRTNVENGNVQAVMDGKLEPFIDAYLRSKL; translated from the exons ATGGAACTTGCAGAAATCAAACAAGAGTTAGAAAAGATGTCCCGCCGTATCAATGATTTTAGG GGTCTCTTTGACCTCTCCAGCAAAGAAAAACGGATAGCTGAACTCGAAGAAAGAATGGCGATGCCGACATTTTGGGATAACCAGAATGAGGCGCAAACAGTCATCAATGAAGTGAATGTCTTAAAAGACTCCGTCAATAAGCTTAAGGATCTGGATGAGCGCTACGAAAATTTGACGGTGTCCTATGAACTTGTAAAAGAAGAACATGATGACGATCTCCGTGAAGAGCTTGAAAGTGAGATCACCGGATTGACGGAGGATATGAACGAGTTTGAACTCGAATTGCTGTTAAGCGAACCGTATGATAAAAACAACGCCATTCTGGAAATCCATCCGGGTGCAGGCGGAACCGAATCGCAGGACTGGGCCTCGATGCTGCTCCGCATGTATACGCGCTGGGCTGAAGGCAAAGGCTACAAGGTCGAAACGCTTGACTACCTGCCAGGTGAAGAAGCAGGCGTCAAAAGTGTGACACTTAACATTAAAGGGCATAATGCCTACGGCTACTTGAAGGCGGAAAAAGGAGTCCACCGCCTCGTCAGGATATCCCCTTTTGATGCATCAGGGCGCCGCCATACGTCGTTCGTTTCCGTTGATGTGATGCCGGAATTCAATGATGATATTGAAATTGACGTCCGGACGGAAGATTTGAAGATCGACACGTACCGGTCAAGCGGAGCCGGCGGTCAGCACGTCAATACGACCGACTCGGCAGTCCGTATCACCCATACGCCGACGAACACGGTTGTCACGTGCCAGTCTGAGCGGTCCCAGATTAAGAACCGTGAAAGAGCGATGAAAATGCTGAAAGCGAAACTGTACCAGCTCAAGATTGAAGAGCAGGAACAGGAACTTGCCGAAATCCGCGGCGAGCAAAAAGATATCGGCTGGGGCAGCCAGATCCGCTCGTACGTCTTCCATCCGTATTCAATGGTAAAAGACCATCGCACAAATGTGGAAAACGGCAACGTGCAGGCCGTAATGGACGGCAAACTCGAACCGTTCATCGATGCATACCTGCGCTCTAAGCTTTAA
- a CDS encoding murein hydrolase activator EnvC family protein, producing MKKKIVAFGLAIALGAGSVLGYAGTETASAQNFDKQIKEYQSKQSDVGKEQQKTEAEIQKVQEEQKKVEAEIQRLDAAVEETLGKIRTKEKEIAQTQKEIEQLKVEIKALEKRIAERDELLKTRVRSVQENGGTISYMDVLLGAQSFGDFIDRISAVTTIVQQDKDILQQHQDDKDALEQKKAEVEQKLADLEKKMEELKGLKAELEGQVAKKNQLMKELKQEEEHLEDLAMDQQEEMENLKAQEATVRQMKKEYEAEQARIAREKAEAEAAARAAAAKKAKQSSSSTPSHTSAPAPKPATSSGAFTTPAAGPITSNYGQRWSKLHAGIDIGKRGTSVPIVAAASGTVFRSYYSSSYGNVVYITHYIKGQLYTTLYAHMENRMVSTGQKVSKGQMLGYMGNTGRSYGAHLHFELHKGPWTADKRYAVDPRPYIPGW from the coding sequence TTGAAAAAGAAAATTGTTGCATTCGGTCTGGCGATTGCGCTGGGAGCAGGAAGTGTATTAGGGTATGCAGGAACGGAAACCGCTTCGGCACAAAATTTTGATAAGCAGATTAAAGAATATCAAAGTAAGCAGTCTGATGTTGGAAAAGAACAGCAAAAAACCGAAGCGGAAATCCAGAAGGTGCAGGAAGAGCAGAAAAAGGTGGAAGCAGAAATCCAGCGCCTTGATGCAGCAGTAGAAGAAACGCTGGGGAAAATCCGCACAAAAGAAAAGGAAATTGCCCAAACACAAAAAGAAATTGAGCAGCTAAAAGTAGAAATCAAAGCACTCGAAAAACGCATTGCCGAGCGCGATGAGCTGCTGAAGACCCGTGTCCGTTCCGTTCAGGAGAACGGCGGTACAATCAGCTATATGGATGTTCTTCTTGGGGCTCAGAGTTTCGGTGATTTCATCGACCGCATTTCTGCTGTGACAACAATTGTCCAGCAGGATAAGGATATTCTTCAACAGCATCAGGATGACAAGGATGCGCTTGAACAAAAGAAAGCGGAAGTAGAGCAAAAGCTTGCCGATCTTGAGAAGAAGATGGAAGAACTGAAAGGTTTGAAAGCTGAATTGGAAGGTCAGGTGGCCAAAAAGAATCAGCTGATGAAAGAACTCAAGCAAGAAGAAGAACATCTGGAAGATCTGGCGATGGACCAGCAGGAAGAAATGGAAAACCTGAAAGCGCAGGAAGCAACTGTCCGCCAGATGAAAAAGGAATATGAAGCGGAACAGGCACGGATTGCACGTGAAAAAGCAGAAGCAGAAGCAGCAGCCAGAGCTGCGGCAGCGAAGAAAGCCAAGCAATCAAGCAGCTCGACTCCAAGCCATACATCTGCCCCGGCTCCTAAGCCTGCAACATCAAGCGGTGCATTCACAACACCGGCTGCCGGCCCGATCACATCGAACTACGGCCAGCGCTGGAGCAAACTGCATGCGGGGATTGATATCGGTAAACGCGGTACAAGCGTGCCGATTGTAGCGGCAGCGAGTGGGACAGTATTCCGTTCCTATTACTCTTCGTCTTATGGCAACGTCGTATACATTACGCATTATATTAAAGGCCAGCTGTACACAACGCTCTATGCGCATATGGAAAACCGCATGGTAAGCACAGGCCAGAAGGTCAGCAAAGGCCAGATGCTCGGATACATGGGCAACACCGGCCGTTCATACGGTGCGCACCTGCACTTTGAACTGCACAAAGGCCCATGGACTGCCGACAAAAGATACGCAGTTGACCCAAGGCCGTATATCCCTGGCTGGTAA
- the ftsX gene encoding permease-like cell division protein FtsX has translation MKFNTIGRHFREGFKNIKRNGWMTFASVSAVTVTLLLVGIFLVIMLNLNHLASQVEKDVEIRVHVGLTASPEQQAKLEDRIKGISEVSNVTYSSKEQELTKVIESFGEEGAAFESLQKENPLNDVFIVKTTNPKDTPEVAKQIQDMEFASKVNYGQGTVEKLFSVVEVARNAGIILIAGLLFTAIFLISNTIKITIVARRKEIEIMKLCGATNGFIRWPFFVEGAVLGIMGAVLPIAAVAFGYEYLYDIITPRLETTFFSLLTFSPFVYEIAGILVLMGAFIGIWGSTMSVRKFLKV, from the coding sequence ATGAAATTTAATACGATCGGCCGCCATTTCCGTGAGGGCTTTAAAAACATCAAACGAAACGGCTGGATGACATTTGCTTCAGTCAGTGCAGTGACGGTTACACTGCTGCTGGTCGGCATTTTCCTTGTCATCATGCTGAACTTGAATCATCTTGCTTCCCAGGTGGAAAAGGATGTCGAAATCAGAGTGCATGTCGGCTTGACGGCATCACCTGAACAGCAGGCAAAGCTTGAAGACCGGATTAAAGGTATTTCAGAAGTCTCGAATGTCACCTATTCTTCCAAAGAACAGGAACTCACAAAAGTAATCGAGAGTTTTGGGGAAGAAGGAGCCGCATTCGAGTCGCTCCAAAAAGAGAATCCATTAAATGATGTTTTCATCGTAAAGACAACGAATCCTAAGGATACACCTGAAGTTGCAAAACAAATTCAGGATATGGAATTTGCATCAAAAGTCAATTATGGACAGGGGACGGTTGAAAAGCTCTTCTCGGTCGTTGAAGTGGCCAGAAATGCCGGGATCATTCTAATTGCCGGCCTGCTTTTCACAGCCATCTTCCTGATCTCGAATACGATTAAAATTACAATCGTAGCCCGCCGAAAGGAAATCGAAATCATGAAGCTTTGCGGAGCCACAAACGGGTTTATCCGCTGGCCGTTTTTCGTTGAAGGCGCCGTATTGGGCATCATGGGTGCTGTCCTGCCGATTGCGGCAGTGGCCTTCGGTTATGAGTATCTATACGACATCATCACACCAAGACTTGAAACAACATTTTTCAGTTTGCTGACATTCAGTCCATTTGTTTATGAAATAGCGGGGATCCTCGTGTTAATGGGTGCGTTCATCGGCATATGGGGAAGCACGATGTCTGTTCGTAAATTCTTGAAAGTTTAA